One segment of Micromonospora parathelypteridis DNA contains the following:
- a CDS encoding dihydrofolate reductase family protein codes for MGRVVLSIFTSADGVVDDPQRFTFQFVSEDSMRTGLAQLRAADALLLGRVTYEGFAASWPTMTDEAGFADKMNSMPKYVVSTTLDRGEWNNTTVISANVAETVTKLKAEVDGDILIYGSVALVRWLLRNELVDELRLVTYPVVMGGGVRLLEESSEPAVLRFVGAQAFDSGVVVLTYAPTGDKLLG; via the coding sequence ATGGGGCGCGTCGTCCTGTCCATCTTCACCAGTGCCGACGGGGTCGTCGACGACCCGCAGCGGTTCACCTTCCAGTTCGTCAGCGAGGACTCCATGCGGACCGGGCTGGCGCAACTGCGGGCCGCCGATGCGCTGCTGCTCGGCCGGGTCACCTATGAGGGGTTCGCCGCGTCCTGGCCGACCATGACTGACGAGGCCGGCTTCGCCGACAAGATGAACAGCATGCCCAAGTACGTCGTCTCGACGACGCTGGACCGGGGCGAGTGGAACAACACCACCGTCATCAGTGCGAACGTCGCCGAGACGGTCACCAAGCTGAAGGCCGAGGTGGACGGTGACATCTTGATCTACGGTAGCGTCGCACTGGTCAGGTGGCTGCTGCGCAACGAACTCGTCGACGAACTGCGCCTCGTCACCTACCCCGTAGTGATGGGCGGTGGCGTGCGCCTCCTTGAGGAGTCGAGCGAACCGGCGGTCCTCCGGTTTGTCGGCGCGCAGGCATTCGACTCGGGCGTGGTCGTGCTGACCTACGCCCCCACCGGGGACAAGCTCCTCGGGTGA
- a CDS encoding DUF1801 domain-containing protein, with the protein MNDDVTQYINKTQPWQIDVCEKLRAMIGETIPDVEEQLQYGKPHYLKNGQFAAVIAVAKSKISFMVFNATDIPEVKGFLRSMGNGERKTVDIKEGQDVDYDALASILGKTTAAL; encoded by the coding sequence GTGAACGACGATGTCACCCAGTACATCAACAAGACGCAGCCGTGGCAGATCGACGTCTGCGAAAAGCTGCGTGCGATGATCGGCGAAACCATCCCAGACGTAGAGGAACAGCTTCAGTACGGCAAGCCGCACTACCTCAAGAACGGCCAGTTCGCCGCCGTCATCGCGGTAGCCAAGTCCAAGATCTCGTTCATGGTCTTCAACGCGACGGACATCCCGGAGGTCAAGGGATTCCTCCGGTCAATGGGCAACGGCGAACGCAAGACCGTCGACATCAAAGAGGGGCAGGACGTCGACTACGACGCGCTCGCCAGCATCCTCGGGAAGACCACGGCTGCCCTGTAG
- a CDS encoding GyrI-like domain-containing protein: MSGDEKIDFKRTLDGYQARRGQFRVVDVPDLQYLMVDGHGDPNTSTAFTEAIEALYPVAYKLKFASKRSLLRDYVVPPMEGLWWAEDMAAFTTARDKSQWDWTLMLMVPDWIDQVMFTAAVEQTGAKNRPARLDDVRLQTLTEGRCVQTLHVGSFDEEADVLARLHQEFIPGHGLRLTGTHHEIYLSDFRKVAPDKRRTILRQPITSES, encoded by the coding sequence ATGAGCGGCGACGAGAAGATCGACTTCAAGAGGACACTCGACGGCTACCAAGCGCGACGAGGCCAGTTCCGGGTCGTCGACGTACCCGATCTGCAGTACCTCATGGTCGACGGCCACGGCGACCCGAATACCTCGACCGCCTTCACCGAGGCGATCGAGGCGCTCTACCCCGTCGCGTACAAGCTGAAGTTCGCCAGCAAGCGGAGCCTCCTGCGGGACTACGTCGTCCCCCCGATGGAGGGCTTGTGGTGGGCCGAGGACATGGCCGCGTTCACCACTGCCCGGGACAAGTCGCAGTGGGATTGGACGCTGATGCTCATGGTCCCGGACTGGATCGACCAGGTCATGTTCACCGCCGCCGTCGAGCAGACCGGGGCGAAAAACCGACCAGCGCGCCTGGACGACGTCCGCCTCCAGACCCTGACCGAGGGGCGGTGCGTGCAGACGCTGCACGTCGGCTCCTTCGACGAAGAGGCCGACGTGCTCGCACGACTGCATCAAGAGTTCATCCCGGGACACGGCCTTCGCCTGACCGGCACCCACCACGAGATCTATCTCAGCGACTTTCGGAAGGTCGCACCCGACAAGCGGCGCACCATCCTCCGGCAACCAATCACCAGCGAGAGCTGA
- a CDS encoding glycosyltransferase family 2 protein — translation MPAYGPGGVKGVRLSVVVPCFNEEASVERLHETVSLALAELPDVDVEVVYVDDGSQDGTLAALRRLAAADPAVCYTSLSRNFGKEAAMLAGLQRATGDAVVIMDADLQHPPRMLPEMVALYRQGFDQVIARRDRRGDRFVRMVASRSFYRMINWWIDVRLLDGAGDFRLLSRLAVDAILAMPEYNRFSKGLFSWIGFRTVVVAHHNETRQTGRSRWSFSKLFNYAFDGLLSFNNRPLRLAIYGGMFLTLIALAYMTWVVADAVEKGIDVPGYTTIIVSVIGLGGIQMTILGVIGEYIGRIYYETKRRPHYLVQETEHLVAETSDASRMPTRPAARSTDRGQQAVPTREDPPRRPPGARPPGDS, via the coding sequence ATGCCCGCGTACGGGCCGGGCGGGGTGAAGGGAGTGCGCCTGTCCGTCGTGGTGCCGTGCTTCAACGAGGAAGCGTCGGTGGAGCGGTTGCACGAGACCGTGAGCCTGGCGCTCGCCGAGCTGCCCGACGTGGACGTCGAGGTGGTGTACGTCGATGACGGCAGTCAGGACGGCACCCTCGCGGCGCTGCGCCGCCTCGCCGCCGCCGACCCCGCCGTCTGCTACACGTCGCTGAGCCGCAACTTCGGCAAGGAGGCGGCGATGCTCGCCGGTCTGCAGCGGGCCACCGGCGACGCGGTCGTCATCATGGACGCCGACCTGCAGCACCCTCCGCGGATGCTGCCCGAGATGGTGGCGCTGTACCGGCAGGGCTTCGACCAGGTGATCGCCCGCCGGGACCGGCGCGGTGACCGGTTCGTGCGAATGGTCGCTTCGCGGTCCTTCTACCGCATGATCAACTGGTGGATCGACGTGCGCCTGCTGGACGGGGCGGGCGACTTTCGGCTGCTGTCCCGGCTCGCGGTGGACGCGATACTGGCGATGCCGGAATACAACCGCTTCTCCAAGGGACTGTTCTCCTGGATCGGCTTCCGGACGGTGGTGGTGGCCCATCACAACGAGACCCGGCAGACGGGGCGGAGCCGTTGGAGTTTCAGCAAGCTCTTCAACTACGCGTTCGACGGCCTGCTGTCGTTCAACAACCGACCACTGCGCCTGGCGATCTACGGAGGCATGTTCCTCACCCTTATCGCGCTGGCCTACATGACCTGGGTGGTCGCGGACGCCGTCGAGAAGGGCATCGACGTTCCCGGCTATACCACCATCATCGTCAGCGTGATCGGGCTCGGCGGCATCCAGATGACGATCCTGGGAGTCATCGGGGAATACATCGGCCGGATCTACTACGAGACCAAGCGCCGACCGCACTATCTGGTGCAGGAGACCGAGCACCTGGTCGCGGAGACCAGCGATGCGTCCCGGATGCCGACCCGGCCCGCGGCCAGGTCGACCGACCGGGGCCAGCAGGCGGTACCAACCCGGGAGGATCCACCCCGACGTCCCCCCGGCGCCCGGCCGCCGGGAGATTCATGA
- a CDS encoding fatty acyl-AMP ligase, with amino-acid sequence MQAETVHAGQSCSSDGFAHVLRARARESAEALAFRFVLDGGRAEEITYGELNRRARAVAIKILDITNGRPERALLLYPPGLDYLTALFACLYSGAVAIPAFPPGATRQPRTMSRLMAIIEDAGASLVLTTSHGAPTIADWLTSTSVDPTPRVVATDLAGYAEHDVSPTTSADSLAVLQYTSGSTSLPRGVMLNHGHLISNTADITRSFGLHDGASATFWLPPYHDMGLIGGLLTPVASGIPATFMSPISFLRRPMSWLQVVSRYRTTHTGGPNFAYDLCVKRVKEADLVGLDLSSVELSFTGAEPIRLDTIERFLKIFEPHGLRPEAIYPCYGLAEATLLVTGGARLGGWRSVSVAREALELERVARPAMAGEPSRNIVGCGAPGPDTRIRIVDPTSGEPVLPGAVGEIWIDSPSVAAGYWRRPTESGDTFGATTTTGEGPYLRTGDLGFVADGDLFVAGRTKDLIVLNGRNYHPIDIEQICEIDVAGIRRDCGAAFAVEDDAGAVERLVVVYEIDPGMTAAQHQAILDGIRGSVTRESSVAPYAIVLIKPRTMPKTSSGKVQRWLARRQYLSGDLAEVARWQASDRAT; translated from the coding sequence ATGCAGGCCGAAACGGTCCATGCCGGACAGTCCTGCTCGTCGGATGGCTTCGCACACGTTCTGCGCGCCCGAGCCCGCGAGTCGGCAGAGGCCCTGGCCTTTCGCTTCGTGCTCGACGGCGGGCGCGCAGAGGAGATCACCTACGGCGAGTTGAATCGGCGCGCCCGCGCGGTGGCGATCAAGATCCTCGACATCACCAACGGGCGACCCGAGCGTGCCCTGCTGCTCTACCCGCCCGGGCTGGACTATCTCACCGCGTTGTTCGCCTGCCTCTACTCCGGCGCGGTGGCCATACCGGCATTTCCGCCCGGTGCGACGCGACAACCACGCACCATGTCACGGCTGATGGCCATCATCGAGGACGCCGGAGCCAGCCTCGTCCTGACCACGTCGCACGGCGCGCCCACGATCGCCGACTGGTTGACCAGCACGTCCGTGGACCCGACGCCGCGCGTCGTCGCGACCGATCTGGCGGGCTACGCCGAGCACGACGTCTCGCCGACGACGTCCGCCGACTCCCTCGCGGTCCTTCAGTACACCTCGGGGTCCACCTCGCTGCCGCGGGGCGTGATGCTGAACCACGGCCACCTGATCTCGAACACCGCGGACATCACCCGCAGCTTCGGTCTGCACGATGGAGCGTCGGCGACCTTCTGGCTGCCCCCTTACCACGACATGGGGCTGATCGGAGGTCTGCTGACCCCCGTAGCCAGCGGAATCCCCGCGACGTTCATGTCCCCGATCAGCTTCCTGCGGCGCCCGATGTCCTGGTTGCAGGTGGTGTCCCGATACCGCACCACACACACCGGCGGGCCGAACTTCGCCTACGACCTCTGCGTCAAGCGGGTGAAGGAGGCCGACCTGGTCGGCCTCGACCTCTCCTCGGTCGAGCTGAGCTTCACCGGTGCGGAGCCGATCCGGCTGGACACGATCGAGCGCTTCCTCAAGATCTTCGAGCCGCACGGCCTGCGGCCGGAAGCCATCTACCCCTGCTACGGGCTCGCCGAGGCGACGTTGCTGGTGACCGGCGGCGCCCGCCTGGGCGGGTGGCGTTCGGTATCGGTCGCCCGCGAGGCTCTTGAGCTGGAGCGGGTTGCTCGACCGGCGATGGCCGGAGAACCCTCCAGGAACATCGTCGGGTGTGGCGCGCCCGGACCGGACACGCGCATCAGGATCGTCGACCCCACCAGCGGCGAGCCGGTCCTACCCGGCGCGGTCGGCGAGATCTGGATCGACTCACCGAGCGTTGCCGCCGGCTACTGGCGTCGCCCCACCGAATCCGGCGACACCTTCGGCGCCACGACGACCACCGGCGAGGGACCCTACCTGCGTACCGGCGACCTTGGCTTCGTCGCGGACGGCGATCTCTTCGTTGCCGGCCGGACAAAGGACCTCATCGTCCTGAACGGTCGCAACTACCATCCCATCGACATCGAGCAGATCTGCGAGATCGACGTTGCCGGGATCCGGCGCGACTGTGGCGCCGCATTCGCGGTGGAGGACGACGCCGGCGCCGTCGAACGACTCGTGGTGGTCTATGAGATCGATCCCGGCATGACCGCCGCGCAACACCAGGCGATCCTCGATGGCATTCGCGGCTCCGTCACACGGGAGTCGAGCGTGGCACCGTACGCCATCGTGCTCATCAAACCGCGCACCATGCCGAAAACCTCCAGCGGCAAGGTTCAACGCTGGCTCGCCCGCCGCCAGTACCTGTCGGGTGATCTGGCGGAAGTGGCCCGATGGCAGGCGTCCGACCGAGCGACCTGA
- a CDS encoding nuclear transport factor 2 family protein, producing MGVVDDFRRTVLEKDVPAILATLSPDITFHSPVMPKPYRSRAAVAPLLTALAEVFEDFAYTAEFDGHSTEAVRPDVGSPRHALQFTATVDGKSITGMDVLATGDDGLISEVTVLVRPLTAAHSLARLVGRRMAEA from the coding sequence ATGGGAGTGGTCGACGATTTCCGGCGTACGGTGTTGGAGAAGGACGTCCCTGCGATTCTTGCGACCCTTTCGCCCGACATCACCTTCCACAGCCCGGTCATGCCGAAGCCCTACCGGAGCAGGGCGGCCGTGGCACCGCTGCTCACTGCCCTGGCGGAGGTGTTCGAGGACTTCGCCTACACCGCGGAGTTCGACGGGCACAGCACCGAGGCAGTTCGCCCGGACGTCGGCTCGCCCCGGCACGCGCTCCAGTTCACCGCGACGGTCGACGGCAAGTCGATCACGGGGATGGACGTCCTCGCCACCGGGGACGACGGGTTGATCAGCGAGGTGACCGTGCTGGTGCGACCGCTGACCGCCGCGCATTCCCTCGCCCGGTTGGTCGGTCGCCGGATGGCGGAGGCCTGA
- a CDS encoding AfsR/SARP family transcriptional regulator — MKLRSLLALLVTQGDQIVSTQRLIEELWGGAPPRTASTGLQVYISKLRRHLGDGVNPRIVVSHPSGYQLSLAGHSCDLTIFQNHLAAADRAEADGMPAVEVMELSRALEICRGPVLADVRGSGLLENVARQYDESRIIAYERRIDLDLRLGYRRNLVGELYGVVAEHPTWENLHEHLMLALYRAGRIAEALRVYRQLHRRLVEELGMEPGPRLKRLHQMVLSRDPNLDPATSLAS; from the coding sequence TTGAAACTGCGGTCACTGCTCGCGCTTCTCGTGACGCAGGGTGACCAAATTGTCTCGACGCAACGCCTGATTGAGGAATTGTGGGGTGGCGCGCCACCCAGGACGGCAAGCACCGGGCTTCAGGTCTACATCTCCAAGCTCCGCCGGCACCTGGGCGACGGGGTCAACCCCCGGATCGTGGTGAGTCACCCGTCGGGATACCAGCTCTCGCTCGCCGGGCACAGCTGTGACCTCACGATTTTCCAGAACCACCTCGCCGCGGCCGACCGCGCCGAGGCCGACGGCATGCCTGCAGTCGAGGTCATGGAATTGTCCAGGGCACTGGAGATCTGCCGGGGTCCGGTCCTGGCCGACGTACGCGGCTCGGGTCTGCTCGAGAACGTGGCGCGGCAGTACGACGAGAGCCGGATCATCGCGTACGAGCGCCGGATCGACCTCGACCTCCGCCTGGGCTACCGCCGCAACCTCGTCGGCGAACTCTACGGCGTGGTCGCCGAACATCCCACCTGGGAGAACCTCCACGAGCATCTCATGCTGGCGCTCTACCGTGCCGGCCGGATCGCGGAAGCCCTGAGGGTTTACCGACAACTGCACCGGCGACTGGTCGAGGAGCTCGGAATGGAACCCGGGCCGCGACTCAAACGGTTGCACCAAATGGTGTTGTCCCGCGATCCAAATCTGGACCCGGCGACATCTCTCGCAAGCTGA
- a CDS encoding pyridoxal-phosphate-dependent aminotransferase family protein, with protein MTDAPRVVGTPARIPAGGRLLLTPGPVAVAPSVRQAVARTDLGHREVVTRRCLAEVRRKLASLCGGADQYTSVLLTGSGTAALEAVLCSVTPADAELLVVSNGRFGDRLEQIAAVHKLRCATLRLPVGRAVDPVAVQQALDARPTVTHVAMVQHETSLGVLNPVPAIARIVRAAGPEFIVDGISSIGAEQLDLAHDPVDWLVGSANKCIEALAGLSFVCARPERFESLAAIGPRSFYLDLHQHYLAQQRNDAPLFTPAVQLLLALDEALALALDEGVPARSARYAAHSEQVRDGLSRRGLRLLVPVPDRSSSVTAFEVPPPLTAARLCDAMSAAGVVIYPASSVTQEVAIVATMGQLTTEDVKRFFLVLDETLAALSPSGVCRDASRLEAGVH; from the coding sequence ATGACGGACGCGCCACGGGTCGTGGGAACACCGGCCCGGATCCCGGCCGGCGGCCGGTTGCTGCTGACGCCGGGGCCGGTGGCCGTCGCGCCGTCGGTGCGCCAGGCCGTCGCCCGTACCGACCTGGGGCATCGGGAGGTAGTGACCCGGCGCTGCCTGGCCGAGGTACGACGAAAGCTCGCGTCGCTGTGCGGCGGCGCGGACCAGTACACGTCGGTGCTGCTGACCGGTTCGGGGACGGCCGCGCTAGAGGCGGTGCTCTGCTCGGTCACACCGGCGGACGCCGAGCTGCTGGTGGTGTCGAACGGCCGCTTCGGGGACCGGCTGGAGCAGATCGCGGCGGTGCACAAGCTGCGGTGCGCCACCCTGCGCCTACCGGTCGGCCGGGCAGTCGATCCCGTGGCGGTGCAGCAGGCGCTCGACGCCCGCCCGACGGTCACCCATGTCGCCATGGTGCAGCACGAGACCAGCCTGGGTGTGCTGAATCCGGTGCCGGCGATCGCCCGGATCGTACGAGCTGCCGGTCCCGAGTTCATCGTGGACGGCATCAGCAGCATCGGGGCGGAGCAACTCGACCTCGCCCACGACCCGGTGGACTGGCTGGTCGGTTCGGCGAACAAGTGCATCGAGGCATTGGCGGGCCTCAGCTTCGTCTGCGCCCGGCCGGAGCGCTTCGAGTCTCTCGCCGCGATCGGCCCGCGCAGCTTCTATCTTGATCTGCACCAGCACTACCTGGCTCAGCAGCGTAACGACGCGCCGCTGTTCACGCCGGCCGTGCAGTTGCTCCTCGCTCTGGACGAGGCTCTGGCGCTCGCTCTCGACGAGGGCGTCCCTGCGCGTTCGGCCCGCTATGCCGCCCACTCGGAGCAGGTCCGGGACGGTCTGTCCCGACGGGGCCTACGGCTGTTGGTGCCCGTGCCGGACCGGTCGAGTTCGGTCACCGCGTTCGAGGTGCCGCCGCCGTTGACCGCGGCCAGGCTCTGTGACGCGATGTCGGCCGCCGGGGTGGTCATCTACCCGGCATCGTCGGTGACCCAGGAAGTGGCGATCGTCGCGACGATGGGGCAGTTGACGACCGAGGACGTCAAGCGCTTCTTCCTGGTGCTGGACGAGACGCTGGCCGCGCTCTCGCCGTCCGGGGTGTGTCGCGACGCCAGTCGTCTCGAGGCCGGCGTGCACTGA
- a CDS encoding SGNH/GDSL hydrolase family protein, producing the protein MQLVAMGDSLTLGRGDPDPAGGWIGWSRRLAGLLGIAADEVVNTGSEGATTAEVAAGQLAAVRQLRPDLVVINCGMNDAVQGTPLSTVRTALTDLFTWGTKAGALVLMPALPTPSAKLPVSTFRRRRMERWIAEFDDLLRADAARGLVVRVEVAPAEAESMWSDDGIHLNTAGHVRVATVLADTARRMSPTVAAAGGDTAS; encoded by the coding sequence GTGCAGCTCGTTGCAATGGGCGACAGCCTCACGCTGGGGCGTGGGGATCCGGATCCGGCTGGAGGCTGGATCGGCTGGTCACGGCGGCTGGCGGGCCTTCTCGGAATCGCTGCCGACGAGGTGGTGAACACCGGTTCCGAGGGTGCCACCACGGCCGAGGTCGCGGCCGGCCAACTGGCTGCGGTACGCCAACTGCGACCGGATCTCGTCGTCATCAACTGCGGAATGAACGACGCTGTTCAGGGCACCCCACTGAGCACGGTGCGGACCGCCCTGACGGATCTGTTCACCTGGGGTACGAAGGCCGGAGCGCTCGTGCTGATGCCGGCGCTGCCGACGCCGTCGGCGAAGCTACCGGTCTCCACGTTCCGACGGCGGCGGATGGAGCGCTGGATCGCCGAGTTCGACGACCTGCTCCGTGCGGATGCGGCCCGTGGCCTGGTTGTCCGCGTCGAAGTGGCGCCGGCCGAGGCCGAGAGTATGTGGAGCGACGACGGAATCCATCTCAACACCGCCGGGCACGTGCGAGTCGCCACCGTGCTCGCGGACACCGCCCGCCGGATGTCACCGACCGTGGCCGCGGCCGGCGGGGACACCGCGTCATGA
- a CDS encoding acyl carrier protein has translation MIDFGNSDSAAELTVWLTERVAFYLDRGPETIRPDVDLAEYGVDSVYALSVVSDIEDRIQQEVDLGAARLYPTIDALVGYLLTLTARRDETADPVASAGA, from the coding sequence GTGATCGACTTTGGAAACAGTGACTCGGCGGCCGAGCTGACGGTCTGGCTCACCGAACGCGTCGCGTTCTACCTTGACCGTGGCCCGGAGACCATCCGACCCGACGTGGACCTGGCCGAGTACGGCGTCGATTCGGTGTACGCCCTCAGCGTGGTGAGCGACATCGAGGACCGGATCCAACAGGAGGTCGACCTCGGCGCCGCCCGGCTGTACCCCACCATCGACGCGCTGGTGGGCTACCTGTTGACGCTGACCGCCCGCCGTGACGAGACAGCGGATCCCGTGGCTTCCGCCGGAGCGTGA
- a CDS encoding acyl-CoA dehydrogenase family protein, protein MAHRYAALDIAAELDLLLGDPMAGGTPFSFEQIVEAEERDALPDGAVDVLRDWGFAEFLVPTALGGRLRSLDELLFVARTVSRRSLAFAVMYGSALLGANPVWLWGDEEQRGRLAKEIVGGALSAFAVSEADHGSDLLASSVAAEPVPGGFVLTGQKWPVGNATRARFLTTCARTGPRSFSLLLVDKEELSRDSFREMPFVRTVGLRGHDLSGIEFEGSFIPAAAAIGNQGIAVVQVLKALQITRAAIPAMSLGTMDSALRLALTYSHERRLYGAPIADLPVIHDHLVRGHVDLLIAECVAVGAARALTVAPDRLSLWSSVAKYLVPVIGDETVLSMATVLGARSYLREGVAHGVFQKLQRDHAIAAIFEGTTHVNLHGIAGQMPFVAARRHEQPAADQLDDLFDTLFSWSTDAPIWQPAGADLRLTNEGRDELIQGWPRLVRRVETACARPDRPSVADELLATVAHLSRVHEETYASVTHWDARSLPAMRAAITHCLLHAASACVATWLANRATFGGAFADGGWLLLSLQRLLARLGERVDLAEQPARELLSAAARTAQAWPSYFSIRCLGSGPAAD, encoded by the coding sequence GTGGCACACCGATACGCCGCCCTCGACATCGCCGCCGAGCTCGACCTGCTGCTCGGTGACCCGATGGCGGGTGGCACGCCGTTCTCGTTCGAACAGATCGTCGAGGCCGAGGAGCGCGACGCCCTTCCGGATGGCGCGGTCGACGTCCTACGGGACTGGGGCTTCGCGGAGTTCCTGGTGCCCACCGCCCTCGGCGGTCGGCTGCGCTCTCTCGACGAGTTGCTCTTCGTCGCCAGGACCGTCTCCCGGCGTTCGCTGGCCTTCGCCGTCATGTACGGGTCCGCGCTGCTCGGTGCCAACCCGGTGTGGTTGTGGGGCGATGAGGAGCAGCGCGGACGACTGGCCAAGGAGATCGTCGGCGGCGCCCTGAGCGCGTTCGCCGTCTCCGAGGCCGACCATGGCAGCGACCTTCTCGCCTCCTCCGTGGCCGCCGAGCCCGTGCCGGGAGGCTTCGTCCTGACCGGGCAGAAGTGGCCGGTCGGCAACGCGACCCGGGCCCGGTTTCTGACGACCTGCGCCCGCACCGGCCCTCGCAGCTTCTCGCTGCTGCTGGTCGACAAGGAGGAGCTGAGCCGCGACAGTTTCCGGGAGATGCCCTTCGTCCGGACCGTCGGGCTGCGGGGGCACGACCTGAGCGGGATCGAATTCGAGGGGTCGTTCATCCCGGCCGCCGCCGCCATCGGCAACCAGGGCATCGCGGTGGTCCAGGTGTTGAAGGCCCTTCAGATCACCCGCGCCGCGATCCCGGCGATGTCGCTCGGCACGATGGACTCGGCGCTGCGACTCGCCCTGACCTACAGCCACGAGCGGCGCCTGTACGGGGCGCCGATCGCGGACCTGCCGGTCATCCACGACCACCTGGTCCGTGGTCACGTCGATCTACTGATCGCCGAATGCGTCGCGGTCGGCGCGGCCCGCGCCCTGACCGTGGCACCGGACCGCCTCAGCCTCTGGTCGTCGGTGGCGAAGTACCTCGTGCCCGTCATCGGCGACGAGACGGTGCTCAGCATGGCCACGGTCCTCGGCGCCCGCAGCTACCTGCGTGAGGGGGTCGCCCACGGCGTCTTCCAGAAGCTTCAGCGCGACCACGCGATCGCGGCGATCTTCGAGGGAACCACCCACGTCAACCTGCACGGCATCGCCGGGCAGATGCCCTTCGTCGCCGCGCGCCGCCACGAGCAGCCTGCCGCCGATCAGCTCGACGACCTGTTCGACACCCTCTTCTCCTGGAGTACGGACGCACCGATCTGGCAACCCGCCGGCGCCGATCTGCGGCTCACCAACGAAGGACGCGACGAGCTGATCCAAGGCTGGCCACGGTTGGTACGACGTGTCGAGACGGCCTGTGCCCGCCCGGACCGCCCGTCGGTGGCCGACGAACTGCTGGCGACCGTGGCGCACCTGTCTCGGGTCCACGAGGAGACGTACGCCTCCGTCACGCACTGGGACGCCCGGTCGCTGCCGGCCATGCGCGCGGCGATCACGCACTGTCTGCTGCACGCGGCGTCGGCCTGTGTGGCGACGTGGTTGGCCAACCGTGCGACGTTCGGCGGCGCGTTCGCCGACGGCGGCTGGCTGTTGTTGTCGCTGCAGCGTCTGCTCGCGCGGCTCGGGGAGCGCGTCGACCTCGCCGAGCAGCCGGCCAGGGAGTTGCTCTCGGCCGCTGCCCGCACGGCGCAGGCGTGGCCTTCGTACTTCTCCATCCGCTGCCTCGGCAGTGGGCCAGCCGCTGACTGA
- a CDS encoding lysophospholipid acyltransferase family protein, translating to MLNEVLRPIVSPVARALYRPVIEGAENVPRRGPVILAANHLSFAENWLIPIATPRSVRYLVKIEYLRTPSLGGRMAGWFFSELGFVGVQRGGPRDATSSSLEAAMGVLRAGRAFAIYPEGTRSLDGRLYRGKTGVARLSLATGAPVVPIGIIGTEVMQPVGVRVPRRRPVTVRFGTPMTFDEYRDSQDPADWRTVTDKIMVAISELSGQEYVDAYQKR from the coding sequence TTGCTCAACGAGGTTCTGAGGCCAATCGTCTCACCCGTTGCCCGCGCCCTGTACCGACCGGTGATCGAGGGCGCGGAGAACGTACCCCGGCGAGGGCCGGTCATCCTCGCCGCGAACCATCTGTCCTTCGCCGAGAACTGGCTCATCCCGATCGCGACCCCACGGTCGGTCCGCTACCTCGTCAAGATCGAGTACCTGCGCACGCCGTCGCTCGGTGGCCGGATGGCTGGGTGGTTCTTCAGCGAACTCGGGTTCGTGGGAGTCCAGCGCGGCGGACCCCGCGACGCCACGTCGTCGTCCCTGGAGGCGGCGATGGGAGTGCTCCGGGCCGGCCGGGCATTCGCCATCTACCCCGAGGGCACCCGCTCACTCGACGGCCGGCTGTACCGGGGCAAGACGGGTGTGGCACGGCTGTCGCTGGCCACCGGCGCCCCGGTCGTACCGATCGGGATCATCGGCACCGAGGTGATGCAACCTGTCGGTGTCCGCGTGCCCCGACGGCGTCCGGTGACGGTCCGGTTCGGCACGCCGATGACGTTCGACGAGTACCGCGACTCGCAGGACCCGGCCGACTGGCGCACGGTGACGGACAAGATCATGGTGGCGATCTCGGAACTGTCCGGGCAGGAGTACGTGGACGCGTACCAGAAGCGCTGA